The Synechocystis sp. PCC 7509 genome includes a window with the following:
- a CDS encoding cobalt-precorrin-8X methylmutase yields MLPIHPIMVQSFAAIEREIGVHNFTTLEYAIIRRVIHSTADFDFKELIYFSPNAIASGIAALRGGVPIITDVSMVKQGIVNLVAQTFNNPIISAVEQASVALPGKTRTETGLLECWRKFPEAIYVIGNAPTALLALCNELKSSSINPALIIGAPVGFISVVESKAALANTSINQIRVEGRKGGSPVAAAIVNALIAIAYNQS; encoded by the coding sequence ATGCTGCCTATTCATCCCATTATGGTGCAAAGTTTCGCCGCTATCGAGCGTGAAATTGGCGTGCACAATTTTACTACTTTGGAGTATGCAATTATCCGGCGAGTAATTCACTCAACGGCGGATTTTGATTTTAAAGAATTGATTTACTTTAGCCCAAATGCGATCGCATCAGGAATTGCGGCTTTACGTGGTGGCGTACCGATTATTACCGATGTCAGCATGGTGAAGCAAGGAATAGTTAATTTAGTTGCTCAAACGTTTAATAATCCCATAATTAGCGCTGTAGAGCAGGCTTCTGTCGCGCTTCCCGGCAAAACTCGCACCGAAACAGGGTTATTAGAATGTTGGCGAAAGTTTCCTGAAGCAATATATGTAATTGGCAATGCTCCCACCGCGCTTTTGGCATTATGCAACGAGTTAAAATCTAGTTCTATTAATCCCGCTTTAATCATTGGCGCACCTGTTGGGTTTATTTCGGTTGTCGAATCAAAAGCCGCTTTAGCAAATACGTCTATCAATCAAATTCGGGTTGAAGGGCGTAAAGGTGGATCTCCTGTCGCCGCAGCGATAGTTAATGCTTTAATTGCGATCGCCTATAACCAATCGTAG
- a CDS encoding IS5 family transposase (programmed frameshift): MTYKKVKKLKAEEFKRLTGVHFDTFNQMVEIVKEAEKSRKKTGRPPKLKVEDQILMVLEYLREYRTFFHLGATWGINESTAYRIIQKIENILIKAPQLRLPGKKRLIDDDYQLETVVIDVSETPIERPKKKQKSYYSGKKKRHTLKAQVVIDQRNGEILCTYYGKGSEHDFKLYKRSKIRIKKEVKCLADKGYQGIKKHHHFSQIPKKKPRKDKLSVAEKKENRELAKERIIIENVFAHLKRFRILQGRYRNRRKRFGLRFNLIASIYNYELNLNANQS, translated from the exons GTGACTTATAAAAAGGTAAAAAAATTAAAGGCGGAAGAATTTAAACGTTTGACTGGAGTGCATTTTGACACTTTTAATCAAATGGTAGAAATAGTCAAGGAAGCGGAAAAATCAAGGAAGAAAACTGGCAGACCGCCAAAACTAAAGGTAGAAGACCAAATCTTAATGGTCTTAGAATATTTACGAGAGTACCGAACTTTTTTTCATTTAGGTGCTACTTGGGGAATAAACGAATCTACAGCCTACCGAATTATTCAAAAAATAGAAAATATTTTAATTAAAGCTCCTCAACTAAGACTACCAGGGAAAAAGAGATTGATTGACGATGATTATCAGCTAGAAACGGTAGTAATAGATGTAAGTGAGACCCCCATAGAAAGACCTAAAAAAA AACAAAAGAGCTATTATAGTGGCAAGAAAAAAAGACATACGTTGAAAGCCCAAGTAGTTATCGATCAAAGAAATGGAGAAATACTGTGTACGTACTATGGCAAGGGTTCTGAACATGATTTCAAGTTATATAAAAGAAGCAAAATCAGGATTAAAAAAGAGGTTAAATGTTTAGCAGATAAGGGATATCAAGGAATTAAAAAGCATCATCATTTTAGTCAAATACCTAAAAAGAAGCCAAGAAAAGATAAGCTTTCTGTAGCCGAGAAAAAAGAGAATAGAGAACTAGCAAAAGAGAGAATAATTATTGAAAATGTTTTTGCCCATTTGAAAAGATTTAGGATTTTACAAGGGCGATATAGAAACAGAAGGAAACGATTTGGATTAAGGTTTAATTTAATAGCTTCTATTTATAATTATGAGCTTAACTTAAACGCAAATCAATCTTAA
- a CDS encoding CPBP family intramembrane glutamic endopeptidase — MNAIPSSLLQVTIFFVAWVCLWLPLGVVSTIILQKNKAISVIWQPFKPITADQKIPLLASLYLIAPLILWGANKALGNSFANYGVIWDWSILRSNGIGFIIGTVGLALLFGVQTLLGWIKWQIAGKKIISVTLPILLLAVWISAIEELIFRGFVLTQLQQDYSIYLAAVIASVIFALLHLVWEQKETLPQLPGLWLMGMVLVLARYIDKGSLGLAWGLHSGLVWAIATIDTAELITYTGKVPQWVTGKYGKPLAGLMGMSFLLAIGAVLWLGLQ; from the coding sequence TTGAATGCAATACCTTCATCGCTGCTTCAAGTAACAATTTTTTTTGTTGCTTGGGTTTGTTTATGGTTGCCATTAGGAGTCGTCAGCACAATTATTTTACAGAAAAATAAGGCGATTTCTGTTATTTGGCAACCTTTCAAACCGATAACCGCAGACCAAAAAATTCCTTTACTAGCATCACTTTATCTAATAGCTCCTTTAATTTTGTGGGGAGCTAATAAGGCACTTGGTAACTCTTTTGCTAATTATGGCGTAATTTGGGACTGGTCAATTCTACGCTCAAACGGGATAGGATTTATAATTGGCACGGTGGGTTTGGCCCTATTATTTGGAGTGCAAACACTGCTAGGGTGGATTAAGTGGCAGATAGCAGGAAAAAAAATAATCTCCGTAACGCTACCCATTTTATTATTAGCAGTTTGGATTAGCGCTATTGAGGAATTAATATTTCGCGGTTTTGTATTGACGCAGTTGCAGCAAGACTACTCAATATATTTAGCCGCCGTAATTGCCAGTGTGATTTTTGCTTTACTACACTTAGTTTGGGAACAAAAAGAGACGTTACCTCAATTGCCCGGATTGTGGTTAATGGGGATGGTTTTAGTATTAGCAAGATATATAGATAAGGGAAGCTTGGGTTTAGCTTGGGGATTGCATAGTGGGTTGGTGTGGGCGATCGCTACAATTGATACAGCCGAATTAATAACCTATACAGGAAAAGTCCCCCAATGGGTAACAGGGAAGTATGGAAAACCGTTAGCGGGATTGATGGGGATGAGTTTTTTACTAGCTATTGGGGCGGTTTTGTGGCTGGGGTTGCAGTAA
- a CDS encoding DUF4168 domain-containing protein, translating to MLKSHLPINAYPNRMLSRSLVVVVLSALGLLCGVAPDVSGRFGSIVFSSAAYAQEFSDSDIAKFARAAFSIEVERRNTQQKIRTMTGGNAPEISCDQPQALTNLSENVRSEFVDFCKFSADKIKENNLEVGQFNAIKTRYNSDPAVKKRVNEQLRRLRS from the coding sequence ATGCTCAAATCTCATCTACCAATCAATGCTTACCCAAACCGGATGTTGTCGCGGAGTCTCGTTGTAGTAGTTCTCTCTGCGTTAGGTTTGCTTTGTGGGGTTGCTCCCGATGTTTCTGGGCGCTTTGGAAGTATAGTTTTTAGTAGCGCCGCCTACGCCCAAGAATTCAGTGATAGCGATATTGCCAAATTTGCTCGTGCAGCGTTTTCTATAGAAGTAGAGCGCCGGAATACCCAGCAAAAAATCAGAACTATGACTGGGGGAAATGCACCAGAAATTAGTTGCGATCAACCGCAAGCTTTAACTAACCTTTCGGAAAATGTTCGCAGCGAATTTGTAGATTTTTGCAAGTTTTCCGCCGATAAAATTAAAGAAAACAATTTAGAAGTAGGTCAATTTAACGCGATCAAAACTAGGTATAATAGCGATCCCGCCGTTAAAAAACGAGTAAATGAGCAATTGCGCCGCCTGCGTAGTTAA
- a CDS encoding bifunctional cobalt-precorrin-7 (C(5))-methyltransferase/cobalt-precorrin-6B (C(15))-methyltransferase — MSIHIIGIGLDGAVGLTEQVREIISNATLLIGSDRHLSYFPTHPAQRLILGDFTQAINLISTSVEECIAILVSGDPLFFGLGRLLLLELPAKTLTFHPHLSAVQLAFSAIKVPWQDACFVSIHGRSSDQLVQVLQQGKEKIAVLTDGVNTPRAIAQLYLALDLPTNYKFWVCENLGGETEQVNCFWASELVEQTFAPLNVVVLLRQETATDLDITKLPLFGISDRHFLGFSDRPGLMTKREIRVLVLGELALQSQQIVWDIGAGTGSVSIEIARLCSNSQVYAIEKTAVGYGLITQNCRRFQVENITAIQGDAPDILKILPNPDRIFIGGSGGNLTEILNQCDRLSPQGVIVLAIATLEHLTTALSWLGDRAWNYWLLQVQLSRSVPVAHLTRFSPLNPVTIITATPATKPPQ; from the coding sequence ATGAGTATCCACATAATCGGGATTGGTTTAGATGGTGCTGTGGGGCTTACAGAGCAAGTGCGGGAGATAATTAGTAATGCCACATTATTAATAGGTAGTGATCGCCATTTAAGTTATTTTCCGACACACCCCGCCCAGCGCCTAATTCTTGGAGATTTTACCCAAGCAATTAATCTAATTAGCACTTCTGTAGAAGAATGTATAGCAATTCTAGTTTCGGGCGATCCTTTATTTTTTGGTTTAGGGCGGCTGCTTTTACTAGAATTACCTGCCAAAACTCTAACTTTTCACCCTCATCTAAGCGCCGTACAGTTAGCTTTTAGCGCCATTAAAGTTCCCTGGCAAGATGCTTGTTTTGTCAGCATTCACGGGCGCTCTAGCGACCAATTAGTTCAAGTTTTGCAGCAAGGTAAGGAAAAAATCGCCGTATTAACAGACGGGGTTAATACTCCAAGGGCGATCGCGCAATTGTATTTAGCTCTAGATTTACCCACCAATTATAAATTCTGGGTATGCGAAAACTTAGGCGGCGAAACTGAGCAAGTAAATTGTTTTTGGGCTTCAGAATTAGTTGAACAAACTTTTGCACCGTTAAACGTAGTTGTTTTACTGCGCCAGGAAACAGCCACCGATTTAGACATCACAAAATTACCGCTTTTTGGCATCAGCGATCGCCATTTTTTGGGTTTTAGCGATCGCCCTGGATTAATGACGAAGCGCGAAATCAGAGTATTGGTACTGGGAGAGCTTGCTTTACAATCTCAACAAATAGTTTGGGATATTGGCGCGGGTACAGGCTCAGTTTCTATCGAAATTGCCCGTTTATGTTCCAATAGCCAAGTGTACGCAATTGAAAAAACGGCGGTTGGTTACGGGTTAATTACTCAAAATTGCCGCCGTTTTCAGGTAGAGAACATTACCGCAATTCAAGGCGATGCGCCGGATATTTTAAAGATTTTACCTAATCCCGATCGCATTTTTATTGGTGGTAGTGGCGGGAATTTAACTGAAATATTAAACCAGTGCGATCGCCTTTCACCCCAAGGGGTAATAGTTTTAGCCATAGCAACTTTGGAGCATTTAACCACCGCTTTATCATGGCTAGGCGATCGCGCTTGGAATTACTGGCTATTACAAGTACAGTTATCTCGCTCTGTACCCGTCGCCCACTTAACACGCTTTTCGCCCCTAAATCCCGTCACAATTATTACTGCAACCCCAGCCACAAAACCGCCCCAATAG
- a CDS encoding DUF1868 domain-containing protein — protein MDDNYQTYLNRVAKLAMPENYKSLVQHIHSSPKFKSLPEGGRKAVSFAGYTIIAPPAEEDNQNIEFYQSLNSFQKQLIELTPNNLIVPVPPSSFHITLADLIWESAYHYAQEKVENFDEQLHKAIFKIFEQYQQSKIATPIEWQVLGVIVMPRAIGVSLVPKTESAYNQILNLRRAIYQSPDLTALGLEQHYHFTPHITLGYFGEVTPELERDRLCNTISQLNQQLSEFPEFKISQAELRKFDDMTRYYRQSDWSILTF, from the coding sequence TTGGATGACAATTATCAGACTTATTTGAATCGAGTGGCAAAGTTGGCGATGCCAGAAAATTATAAATCGCTGGTGCAGCACATCCACTCATCGCCAAAGTTTAAATCGCTTCCCGAAGGTGGAAGGAAAGCTGTATCGTTTGCGGGTTATACCATAATTGCGCCACCCGCCGAAGAAGATAATCAAAATATTGAGTTTTATCAAAGTCTCAATAGCTTCCAAAAGCAGCTAATTGAACTTACCCCCAATAATTTAATTGTACCCGTACCGCCTAGTAGCTTTCATATTACCTTGGCAGATTTAATCTGGGAAAGTGCTTATCACTACGCTCAAGAAAAGGTAGAAAATTTTGACGAGCAGTTACATAAGGCAATTTTTAAAATATTTGAGCAGTATCAGCAATCAAAAATAGCAACACCGATTGAGTGGCAAGTTTTGGGAGTAATAGTAATGCCAAGAGCGATTGGTGTTTCTTTAGTACCAAAAACTGAAAGTGCTTACAACCAAATTTTAAACCTCCGTCGAGCAATTTATCAAAGCCCGGATTTAACAGCTTTAGGGTTAGAACAGCACTATCACTTTACGCCCCATATTACGTTAGGCTATTTTGGGGAAGTTACGCCAGAACTGGAACGCGATCGCCTCTGTAATACAATTAGCCAACTAAATCAACAATTGTCCGAATTTCCAGAGTTTAAAATCTCTCAAGCCGAGCTAAGGAAGTTTGACGATATGACGCGCTATTATCGTCAATCTGATTGGTCAATTTTGACCTTTTAA
- the ureE gene encoding urease accessory protein UreE: MLTLTQIKPPNGNISVNLTLALTAEDRTRSRHRFETVEGQVVYLSLPRGTVLQDGDLLHDEDKTTLVRVSAKLEQVLTVTTANSLELLKAAYHLGNRHVPIEISAHYLRLSPDLVLQKMLEGLHFQVIYELQPFNPEQGAYKHHG; the protein is encoded by the coding sequence ATGCTAACTTTGACGCAAATTAAACCACCAAATGGGAATATTTCAGTCAATCTTACCTTAGCGCTAACGGCGGAAGACCGTACTCGCAGCCGCCACCGCTTTGAAACTGTAGAAGGACAAGTTGTATACTTATCCTTACCCAGAGGAACGGTATTGCAAGACGGAGATTTGTTGCATGATGAAGATAAAACCACGTTAGTGCGAGTTAGCGCCAAATTAGAGCAAGTTCTTACCGTTACCACTGCCAACTCTTTAGAACTACTAAAAGCTGCTTATCACTTAGGCAATCGTCACGTCCCGATAGAAATTTCCGCCCATTACTTACGCCTATCGCCCGATCTGGTGTTGCAAAAAATGCTAGAAGGACTACATTTTCAGGTAATTTACGAGCTTCAGCCCTTTAATCCTGAACAAGGGGCATATAAGCATCACGGCTGA
- the holA gene encoding DNA polymerase III subunit delta — MPIYYYWGDDEFAIASTVTKLRDRTVDPNWASFNYTQHFDTQNAAIEALNQAMTPAFGSGSRLVWLVNTTIGQQCPEELLIELKRTLPVIPNSSVLLLTSRHKPDGRLKSTALWKEYAEIKEFPLIPPWETKLLIQQVEKIAQEVGVKLTDSSTTLMAQSVGNDTRQLYNELTKLRLYAGESQTPISTEVVNNLVQATSQTSLDLVKAIVSGNTAQSLTLVAQLLNRNEPGLKIVATLVGQFRTWLWVKIMTEAQERDKKVIAQAAEIGNPNRVYFLQQEVKILSVKQLAATLPLLLELEANLKLGGEEMALLQTKVIQLCQLFL, encoded by the coding sequence ATGCCAATTTACTACTATTGGGGGGACGATGAATTTGCGATCGCATCAACTGTAACTAAATTACGCGATCGCACTGTCGATCCCAACTGGGCTAGTTTTAACTATACCCAACACTTTGATACTCAAAATGCTGCTATTGAAGCGCTAAATCAAGCCATGACTCCAGCTTTTGGGAGCGGTAGTCGTCTAGTTTGGCTGGTAAATACTACCATTGGTCAACAATGCCCGGAAGAATTACTTATAGAATTAAAGCGGACTTTGCCTGTAATTCCCAATTCCTCGGTTTTGTTACTAACTAGCCGCCATAAACCTGATGGCAGGCTTAAATCTACAGCTTTGTGGAAAGAGTACGCAGAAATTAAAGAATTTCCGCTAATTCCACCTTGGGAAACCAAACTTTTAATACAACAAGTAGAAAAAATTGCCCAGGAAGTCGGCGTAAAACTTACAGATAGTAGTACAACTTTAATGGCCCAATCTGTAGGTAACGATACACGCCAACTTTATAATGAGTTGACAAAATTGCGGTTGTATGCAGGAGAATCTCAAACGCCTATAAGTACAGAGGTGGTAAATAATTTAGTTCAAGCCACATCGCAAACGAGTTTAGACTTAGTAAAGGCGATCGTCTCTGGAAATACCGCCCAGTCTTTAACCTTAGTAGCTCAACTATTAAATCGCAACGAGCCAGGTTTAAAAATTGTTGCTACCTTAGTCGGACAATTTCGGACATGGTTATGGGTAAAAATTATGACCGAAGCTCAAGAGCGCGATAAAAAAGTAATTGCTCAAGCGGCGGAAATTGGCAACCCCAACCGTGTTTACTTTCTTCAGCAAGAAGTAAAAATTCTCAGCGTCAAGCAACTGGCGGCGACATTACCTTTATTGCTGGAATTAGAAGCTAATCTTAAGCTTGGAGGCGAAGAAATGGCTTTGTTGCAAACCAAAGTTATACAGCTTTGTCAGCTTTTCCTTTAA